From Brevinematales bacterium:
CGAACCGGATATGCCTGAGATGTTATCGATAGATACCTCACCTACCAATACAAATACCGACATTCCCAGATCGGGGAAATAGATAACCAGTTCCTCAGTACCGCGTACCGAAGCGCTTCCTTCAGGGGTCTGAACCGTGAAACCGATCTTTCCCTGCGCGGCCTGCTTATCGTATTTAACTTTCACTTTACCCATTTCAAGATTGACGCCGCTTTTCGTTAAATCGGCTTTCGTCTTTTCGGTAAACGTAGCTTTAGACAATTCCTGAAGCTTGAATTCGCCCGCGCCGTAGGTAATGACGACCGATGAACTGAAACCCGTCATCAGCGCTGTTCCGTCATTGATCTGCATCCCGACCTTCGCTGCCTGCCATTTCCCGCCGATCATCGCCTTCACGTCGCCTTTTACCGATTTAACCTTTCCCGCATAAGCGTATGCCGCGGTTAATACCAATAGAACTACTAAAATTTTTCTCATCTTACTTTCCTCCTTCTTCTTCATCATCCGTAATCGGGTATAACAGGGCTTTAATGCGGTGCACGACCGCCATTAATTCCATCCCGTTAACCATTTTATACTCGCTATACTTTTGAGGTAATAGCTTGACATCCGCGAGGGATAGAAAAGCATACCTGTCCAACCCGGTGACCTTATAAAGAAACGCCGACGGCAGATTGAATTCTTCGATTATGATTTTCGCGAGTTTACCGTAAGACAGCGCATCTTTCGCCACTACCGAAAATTGCTGCATTTTCGGATCGGTAAATACATTCTTCAATTCGATGTCCGGGTTTTTAATAGCCGATACAAACCATACCCCTTCTTCGACTGATACGGAATCCTTTTGGAGTATTCCGTCGATATCGGTCGTAGACAATCCCAACGCGAAGTTCGCGATCAGGACAAACGCCGCAAGCCAAAACATCTTCATGCCTTCCCTCCTTCTTATCCTTTCGATTTCAGCACATATACGCCGTTCCAGCCCGCTGGCGGCGGATTCTTAATAAACTCCTGGCACCGGTCCATATATACCGCGGACGGCGGATCGGAGTATTTTTTATAACATTCCGAGAAACTATTATATGCGTCCTTCCATTTCTGGGCTTTATATATTTCCATGGCGCTCTTAAACATCGAAACAGTTTCAATGCTGCCGGGCGATGCATCGGACATTCGATCCATCAGTTCGTAAACCCTGATGGGCTGGTCTTTCCCGATCACCTTCAATGTATCCAACTCGCGCGCAAGAAATTCGTCCTTCACCACCGCGAACGTGGTTTCCGATATCATCGAGCATGTCCCGTAGAACTTATTCGCGCCCTCGAGACGCGACGCCAGATTGACCGTATCTCCCATCATCGTATAGTCCATACGCTGCATGGAGCCCATATTACCGACTACGGCGTCTCCCGTATTGATACCCATACGCACTATTATTTCAGGCTTGTTCTCGCTTTTCCACTTCGCGCGGAGCTGGGTCAGACGCTTCTGCATATCGACTACCGCGTTGCAGGCGCGTATCGCATGATCCTTCTGTACCAACGGTGCGCCGAAGAACGCGACTATCGCATCCCCCTCGTATTTATCGACCGTCCCGTTTACCGAAAGAATAATATCCGTCATCTCCGTGAGATACTCGTTCAGGAACCCGACCAGTACGTCAGGGGTCATTCCCTCGGAGATCGATGTGAAGCCCTGAATATCGGAAAAGTACGCGGTAATTTCGCGTCTCTCGCCGCCGAGATTCAGGAGGTTGGGATTATCGATAACCTGCTTCACCACTTCGGGCGACAGATAATGCATAAACGCGGTCTTGATAAAATTCTTTTCCTTATCGAAACGGATGAATTTCGCGGCAACATATCCGATATAAGTAACCGCTATACCCATAAACGTCATCGCGTAATTGAATACCATACCCATCCATGAGATAGCCGCAAGATAGGTAAATACCAACAGCACCAACGCCCCTAATGTCAGCAGTACTTCCTGTATCGCGGATTTTATACGGCGGTCGAACACGAGAATGAGCAGGGAGAATAACAGCATCAGCAGGAGGTTCTCCCATAAGGGTACGTCGAACAGGAATGCCTTCTGGTAAATCGTATTCAGTACATTACCATACACCAGCACCAACGGAGAATAA
This genomic window contains:
- a CDS encoding adenylate/guanylate cyclase domain-containing protein — encoded protein: MKNVKKSFWDAAKKYLHYAIIPAGLLFGILFSLTYVGKFFHLKVYDLYSNIKTKPAEWDKIVYVDIDNQSIDAIGRWPWPRSVMGQALEALSIFGAEKVIVDIEYIDKSELQLDIETYESVSQYGTSLPGQQLLEKLVMNPDRMLGKSIYEAGNIYLACRGVESTGKENADDLQSISSSFFYPLKDKKLAGQLVQDNAMELPVYPLYLGAKGVGYTSVDYDFDGVVRRIALFHTLGTNYLMPQLAMSALMDELGADKSNIVIIPGQHVILHTTNGDIKIPIDDKGNILINWSNPFKDSFTHLPIVQFINYYNNQQYLNKYADIFDQETLAKISNQNVEIISNLIKVKGKIVIIGNASTSQTDIGSLPIDPYSPLVLVYGNVLNTIYQKAFLFDVPLWENLLLMLLFSLLILVFDRRIKSAIQEVLLTLGALVLLVFTYLAAISWMGMVFNYAMTFMGIAVTYIGYVAAKFIRFDKEKNFIKTAFMHYLSPEVVKQVIDNPNLLNLGGERREITAYFSDIQGFTSISEGMTPDVLVGFLNEYLTEMTDIILSVNGTVDKYEGDAIVAFFGAPLVQKDHAIRACNAVVDMQKRLTQLRAKWKSENKPEIIVRMGINTGDAVVGNMGSMQRMDYTMMGDTVNLASRLEGANKFYGTCSMISETTFAVVKDEFLARELDTLKVIGKDQPIRVYELMDRMSDASPGSIETVSMFKSAMEIYKAQKWKDAYNSFSECYKKYSDPPSAVYMDRCQEFIKNPPPAGWNGVYVLKSKG